The segment gtttgggaataagaaccactcaagaaatatatgtttggtgatgatgttttaaagaaagtcacaccagtgaactggtggaagtcacttaagcatttggattcagagactgttgaagtgataatctcacttttaacagcagtagctgctTCTGCCagtatagaaagaatattttcttcctctggactaattcattccaagttgagaaattgtttgggacctaggaaagcttatttttcttttctagatgatgaacaaacaggaaaatgaaggtgaagctGACTTaattagctgcagaagccaatattttaagtttctcatgttgacctggctgacatagtctatttaatttgttttttttttttaatatttcatttaagtattttagttaaaaacaattttaacaaaaacaaatcggattttaaaaaacttgaacgtttaactaaattcaaaaattcctatgtttgttttgttaaaacagtatatgtttgctgttgaagaaaaaatccagaatacacaACGTtgctgttttagttaaataaaacaatttaaaatgtctgtctgatgatgttctcctcctaatacagcatggcaagaaaatcctccacatattaatgattaacctgttgaattggagatatttatgaagtcattgggaggtgaactatctgcttcaattacctttggtaaatgaaataaccaaataatcattcattttcttctgatatagctgtaaaactaatctgaaaagttttcaaaataaatcactttaaaaatgtatagtgcgTACCTtctaaaatgaaacctacatctctgagttgtgaagaatatgtattaaggttataacaatgAACAAGactgcacttttatgtagaaatccatgattaaaccAAGTTTTCCTGActaatgatttaaatcatgatttaaatcaaatccaccctgtaaATATCCACTGGATAAACTTGAAGAGGCAGGGAACAGGGGCAAGCAAGAAGATATTGCCCCTCAAGTGAATTCTTTGGATACCATTTTCCAGTTTGaattggcagggctgggggagacaggGAGGATATCAAGGTAAAGGATTCTTCATATTAATCCTCATTCCCCTTGACCCTAACGAAGGAACATGATTTAGTAGACTGGTGGAATCAGCAGGGGGAACAAAAGTCCCTCCAAATTCTCAAGATGCAATAATTTTATAATCATATAGATGGTAGATTAAAAACTAAGTAAAATATTTGGCTTATCTATCAATGCATCTTAATGACTAAAAATGCAGAATAGTGAATGGAAGAAATTAGAAACTGTACAAGAGACAGCATCAACAATGGATGATAGCTTGGAaatgtggcaggaaaaacaccacagtggcccaacactgtagcatttaatttcaaaaaggggaactacacaaaaatgaggaggttaaacAAACAGAAATTAAGGGTACagggccaaaagtgaaatctctgcaagctgtgtgaaaactttttaaagacaccataatagaggctcaacttaaatgtataccccaaattaaaaaacatagtaagagaaccaaaaaagagccgcCATAGCTAAACAacgaagtaaaagaagcagtgagaggcaaaaagtatcctttaaaaagtggaagttaaatcctggtgaggaaaatagaaaggagcataaatgaagtggcaaataaagtgtaaaaatacaattaggacggccaaaaaagaatttgaggaacagttagccaaagactcaaaaagtaatagcaattttttttttttaaaattaagtgctACAATGTCAGACCACTTTGgtgtttttgcaaaaagaaaaggagtaccttagagactaaccaatttatttgagcataagctttcgtgagctacagctcacttcaagtgattaataaaactgggatttttcagcttggaaaagaaaagagagctaATGaaagatatgattgaggtctataaaatcataactggtgtagagaaagtagataaggaagtggtgtttattacttctcataacacaacaaCTAGgggtgaaattaacaggcagcaggtttaaaacaaataaaaggaagtatttcttcacacaacgcacagtcaacctgtggaactccttgccagaggatgttgaaggccaagaccataacagggttctaaacagaacaagataaattcatggaggataggtccatcaatggccagtgtcaaaggacaggatactgggctagatggacctttggtctgacccagtaggctATTCTTATGATAACAAATATGGAGTTGGACATACTTTAAACTATAGAATGCTGCCCCCTtcacactccctctccccccccccccccggtctatAATACTAAATACCACAGTAGTGTTATCTATATACAAAAGCTTTTGTAAAGATTTCAAGGGAACCACTGACTAGAAACATATATTTGTACTTCTAGTAGACATTTTGCATTAACAGCTGTACTGAATAAATTGAAGGTCTCACAACAAGAACTAGCTGCTTGAATTTATATACCATCAAATTATTCTGAATTGTCCCTGAGAACATCAATGGGCTTTACAAAGTGGGTAAATATTAGCACTCAATTTAATGGAGGAAAACTGAGGACcagagagataaagtgacttTCACAATATCACAGAGCAAGCTAAagtcagagctgagaatagaatccaGAGCTACACAACTCCTAGTCCTTGATCTAATCACTAGTCCACTGTACTACAACCAGTTCAGTGAGCCCCAAAGTAGCTACAAGAAAGGACTGTTTTATAGGCTGCTTGCAAGGACAGTCTCAGAGATTATTCgaatcatgaaatttatttgCTTTTGGATAGGAGTCAAACTACAGAGGCAGGAAGAGACAATTCCTATTAAGAAAGTTTTCTCCACAAAGGCAATTTGTTAACTTATATATCCCTCTAAACTAGATAATCAGTGTAAGGGAAACCCTTCTATTTTGGTTCTGACAAAGCTTGGGAATTATTATGCAGACACAGTTTGAAGTTTCAAGGGCAGAAAATGAATTTATGTGAAAACAGAAGGAGTTAAGTAAAACTGAATGGAGTTAATTCCCCTTCTATGATCTTCCCTCAGGATTCAACAGCATAGAGCTATAATTGATTCATTTGTTAAGTCTCTGAAGGTACTTCTACACAGAAATTGAACACTCGtgactggcctgggtcagctgacttgggcttgggctacGAGGCTAAAAATTGCTATGTCGACATTCTGGCGTGGGCTGGAGCTTAGACTCTGGGACtctgtgctgtgggtcttttattccagtgtagatgtaccctaaaatATTCTATTCACAAAGTCAAGAAGAGAGTATGGAGAAGTAGTCTATGGAGTAAACATTTGATGTACAAGGGAATTACAATGTGCAATTCTGCCAAGGGAATTACATACAAGGTGCTCCTACATTTCAGTGTCTCACACTTGTCATTAGTTACTCTAACTACTGTACTATCTACAAAAGCTTTCCCTGCCCTTCTTTTgtcttttctatttttgtaattaaatattcTTGGGATTTAATACTATTTTGCTGCAGAGATTTGACAAAAGGCATTTTCATGAAGCATTTTAGCAGGTTTGTAACTATAGATTGCTTAAACATGTAAATGAAGGATGTGCATTTGGGATGAAATTGAACCAACTGGGAAATTATTGAAATAAACTGTAGTAAAGCTCAGCAACACTGTAAAATATTTAAGGTTCATGATTGAACAATGTTTGCAGGAAGGCCAGTTAGACAACTGTTGAAGATGTAGAGGCGTCTTACTTATTATTCAGACTTGGATCTGCCTTATGCTTCTAAAGGAGCAAGTTTCCAGTAAATAGATTTAGCTAATGAAGGTGATTAAATAGCTTTAACACAGATTAATTAAGATGTATTAGGAGTTAACTGCATGTTCCATTTCTAAAATGTAAACTCCatcacctccttcccccacaagtTGCCAGaagaacagcatttctcaaactatGAGGTTAGTCTCCCTGAGAAGGCACCAGCCTCTTCCAGGGAAACAGAGAGAGTCTAGAAAAAATTAAATACTCTCCTCTGCCACATATTCTTGCTGGACCACTTGTTTTAGAATAAAAAGTAATCAATCCTTTGATTCAATATCAGTTGGTAATAACCAACATAAAGCTCTCTTTCCCCAACTAAGCAGAAATGGCCAAGGAATGTCCATACGTTGAACGTACTCTTCTGTTTTTTGCTTTGCAACTATGTTCTGAGTGGAGATTCTCCTCTCTTAACTTCTGTCTCCGCTTAAATTAAGAGAGAGTTTCCACAAATGTAAGCCCAAGCATTTCTTTACCCCAGTACCTAACAGAAAGAATGAGGTGTAAAGTTTGAGAAATCCTGCAACAGAATTACAGATAGAAGTCAGGCCCTCAGCATACTAAGAGCTATTTCAAGTAGTATGCATTGAATTACAGACACTCTGATTATAAGATTAGTAGTACAGAGAGctacataattaaaaataattacagtaCATGAAAATCAAAAGTAACAGTTAAGCTTATGCGTAGTCCTTAGTTGAGAAGGGTGACTGGAACCGTGGCATCTTATTTCTTGGGACAGTATCTGATCTGTGCCACCTTGAATAAGAATTGTGATTCTCTTAAATAAGTGTCCTAGTAAATAAATGGAAGGTAATTTagagaaccatcattactgctcAACAGTTAGTTATTGTACCAACAAGTGCCTAGTCATTACCATGTCAACTGGTCCTTACAAACATTTGAGAATCTAAGTATTACTGTCACTGTTCCACCCCCATCCGACTACAAATTCTCATGACAGCCACTGCATATAATAGGGTAACAAGGAGTTAAATGACAACACATTCAGCAACATCTGTCAACTccactccccccaccacacacacacaaaatcaggaGCAGTTCCAACTCCTTCCCTCAAATCTGGGGTGGCTCTTCTAagaatgtttttatttctgtcaCTCTCACAGCACACATACTGGAACGTCACACAACCCATCAGCCCATCTTTATTCCAAAATACTATAGCTGTTAAGAGTCaggtatttaatgtattttaaagacaaaatCTCTCTAAGTTTTTATCACTGTAGGGTCTCAGTGCACAATCACTCTGCAAAGTCATTTGTTTATGTGATATTTTCGAGGAAACGACAAAAACCCAAGCTGCAATTTGCAAAGGAGCCTAAAAGTTAGGTactcaactctcattgactttcagtgggatatGGGTGCTTAATTCCtcttaaattcctttgaaaatctcagccctaaTCTGTACAGTGTTATGGCTATTTGAGGTACAACATGCTCCCAGAAAGCTTTAAAAAGCAGAATAGAAAAATCTTTAACTCTCCCCTTCCCTGTTTTAAAAATAGTCCCTAGAAGTGCATGAGAATCATCTTATGCCCTAGTTATGCTAGGAATTACACCATGTTAGCAAGACTAGTTTAAGCATGGTATAAACAGTTTGTCTGGCCAGAGTGGATGGGgaataagatttaaaaatacagtgttCCAGGCTATGCTTCTGTCACTATGTTCTAATctagagaatattttttaaatggttgtGTTACATCTGCACTAGTTATACAAACTGTATTTACAATGGATTCTGCAGATTAATTTCCTGGTTAGATGGAGCCTTTATTGAGACACCAGAGTGGACAGTGCACAATGATACTTGGCTGTCAGTCAAGCCAGCACATAAAGTTAGACCAAGAGGACAAGATAAGCAAGGGTTAAACATCCTATAACAGGCAAAATGTTTTGACAGGACTGTCTTTTTAATTAAAGGGTTTAATGTAACTTGAATTTAAGCTGCAAAGCGTGGACTCGTCTCCTGTTTGTGGAGGAAAGTGAATCGGACCCATCCAAGTGCAAGAATAAAAGCCTACAATGACTCAAGTAAGCTTCTGTCAATAATTCACTATACCATGGAAACTGTGATCCTTGCAGCTGAATAGTATGGAGAACTAGCACATATTTCATACAATATATAGGCTTATTATTCAAGTCACATTTGTTTAGATCCAGCAAACACATTCCTAATTCTAACTAGAACACAGGGGTGGCATTTTCAGATAGTAGCAGAAGGAATACAAGGATTGCAATTgcaatgattaaaaaaacagcCAGCCTCTTGTGTTTTTATACCATGGTGAAAAAACGTAACTGAAGTATACTCAAAATTTAACTATTTAAACGTTCTATTAAATTTCACCAAAAGGGGATGAGATGTATATGATTACAACATTTCCACATCCACCCACACCCAATAAAAAGGGGTGTCTGCCACTCACCGGCTTCTCAACATGAAGATATATTGACAGATttcaaataaattacatttttatgacGTTAGAGAAAATTACTTATGTAATTATGAGGGTGCACCAATTTCTTTGCTCCTATTCAAGGGATCACACAAAAAGGTGGGGACATCTTTAACACACAAAGTAGAACTCAACTTCTTGGAAGAATAACCTGAAACTTGGGAGAAAGTATTGTACACAAAATCATGATCTGATAATCTCTTTCAAGTTACAGGCAGACAACTAGAAGTCACATGGAAAAGCAGTTGAGCTAAAGTTGTGATCTGCAGCTCATGGCAAAAAACAGCAAAATCACAACTGAAAAAAGATCCCAAACTCCAAAGAGAACAGGGAGATTTTATTGTAAATGAAGTCAGCCAACAGCACAAAAAACAGGGTTAAAAAGTTGATTATTCAGGAAACATATTGCAGTTCTATAATGTTCAAACTTGTGTTACTTAACAGTGTTTGAAATGAGTATACCAAACATCAACAGGAAAAGCAggtgggaggaaagagagaacAAAATACTAATCAAGTTGCCCTTAAGTCACTGCATCCCAGATCTCTACTCACATGGAATCGTTTCTGACCAATTGACCATTTTGACGAACAGCGTTTTCACTCATAGAACGTTCTCTCTTCGATCTTCCCACTGAACGaacctgaaaaaacaaaaagaagtggaagagggagacaaagagaggaagagagagtgtTTTTCACGAGTGTCCCACAAGTACTGTGCTAAAGGCTGTTGACTGAATCTGCTCTCAAATACACATTCATAGCTCTCGTTGATATCAAAGTGAGTACAGAAGAGCACctgatggcagaatctggccccgtTTACAGAATATGGAATTGAGTTTCTAATACAGTTTATCCCAAATTACTTGGTGCTGTCCAAGACACATGAATAAATGGAATTTTAGATAGACAaagtgggtgatgtaatatcttttatcagaccaacttctgctggtaagcgagacaagctttcaaatggACCTGAAAAAGAGTTCTCTGTaatctcgaaagcttgtctctctccccaccagaagttggtccgataaaagatattacatcaccaccttgtctctccaacttctgtgggtgaaagagacaaacttttgagctacacagagctcttcttcaggtcagggaaaggcactcagtgtcacagctaaatgcaaggtggaacagattgtttagcgtaagtaattaacacatattggaaggcagtgtttctcaatgattGGTCAATGGACCTAcactggtccctgagatctccctgacacagatTAGGAAaacagcaagctggtccctggtatcaaacaGGTTCGGAAACACTGTTCccagggactattcaaggtgaagtggcctgttaacacccctgcagtcataggacaccaaaaaaaaaaagggggggggcggggttggaggGCAAGTGGATTAcacattgttgtaataaaccattaATCCAGCATCTCTCTTAAAACcattatttttagtgtctagtgaagttatgaatttaagctctcaggcttgtcttttgaaggtgttgtgaaggcttcctttgaagatgaggactgagaggtcagatatggagtgattgttttgtgaaacatGCAGATCTGATACTTTTTTCACCCATGTTCACCCAGGGATGATATGgcgtttttgttttatttttctgtgacagttcatttgagagtgtagcaattatctggtttcacccacatagttgttattggggcatttagtacactggatgaggtacaccacatgttgtgatacgcatgtgtaggacccatggatcttgaaaggtgtgttgtgggaggtACTGGAATTTTAGATGAATTAGGAGGCAACCCCTTATGCCCATTACTGCTTCTGTTAACCATTCACACAATTACTGTTAGAAAGGACAATAGAAGCCCACTAAGTCTGAAACAATAAATAGTAATTCTGTATTTTACATATGCAGTTTAATAAATGTTTGGCTGCTTAAAAAATTGGAGACAGAACATATCTATTAGGTCATCTTATCCATCCCTAAGCCAGTGCTGTCTTGTTCCCTGAAACACATTTTTACAGCTTAATTAACAACATTTTGCTTAATATTGATTATATTAACAACGGATACTGGTTTTCATACAAATCTGACACTTTTTTAATCCCACTATTCTCTTGCTCTCAATAATATCCTGTAGCAATAGTTACATTGATTAAATTATATACTGGGTAAAAAAGAATccccttttatcagttttaaattaaattagttGTCTTTCAGTTTCGTGTGTTGTCCCCTTGTGCTAGTATTATAGTATTAGTATTATAAAGAAAAGGTAAATAGGAGCTCCACATTTACCCTCTCTAAACTGCATTATTTTATACCTTTATCACATCATCTCTTATTTACCTGATCTAAAACAAAGTCCCAATTCCTTTTTAATCACTCTTATTATTGAAGTTTTGCATGTCTCTAATCACTCTCATTGTCCTTTGCTGAACCCTTTCAATTTCTGCCATGTTCTATTTGAGATGAAGTAACTGGAACTGAGGTATTCAAAGTGATGATTTAAACAACCTTATGTCGTTTGCCTTTTTGACTCTCCTATGCATTTAGCAAATATTTTAACTGAACTGGCTCTAAGGACACTTAGTTTCCTGAGTCTCAGACTTAATTTAGAACCTAGTGATATGTTTTCAACACATTTTGACATAAAATTCTGCATTGACCTGGACACCAAGATTTTTCCTGGTGCAATTTAAATATGGACAAGTTACAGCATACGCATCTGGAAAATAgggaataaaattaaaatacttaCAGCCAGGGCTATAAAATAGACACTTACCTATCAGAGAGCTGGttaggaaatatattttatttcccaCCAAAtaattaagaatttttttttgctttcactGAATTTTTAGGTTTTCAGTTTCTGATAACCTGAACAATGTCAGTGAAAACAGAATTTTCTTGTGTAAATTTCCTTTTAGTCAAAAAAGGCATTttgatcttttatttttaaaccagttctAACGATGGTATCTAGGTTCTATATTCATTTTAACTGACAAATCGTTAGAGGGTTATCTTATTACTAGTAAGTGCACACAttactttgtaaaatatttttatggtaATAAACTGATCTAGATCACAATGTAGGGATCATTCACCAtcccatttttcttcttcagtaaACTTTCACAActaagaaaaagttaaaaataaaataaaatactagcCTCTTCACTCTGAGGTGTCTGCGGTGGGGGTCTTTCTAGATCCAGAAAATCTAGTGGTCGCTCACTAAGTGAGATAACCCGGGGAGGAGTTTTCAATGACAGAGGTTTGAATGGAGCAGACTGAATAAGGTCCAGATCTGATGGTCTGGAAAATGGAATGTCTTCACTATTACCTGCAACAACATAGTTGAGATTATTTTAATCAATATCAAGTAAACACATTAACAGGTGAAAAGTTAGTAAAAAAGTTCACGAAGACAAAGACATCCCTCACACTTCCACAAATAGACCAAATGTTTGCAAGAAAATTTATGCCATAGGAACTAAGGAAATATAACATCAAAATACAATCAACTCAGAAAACCAAACAATTATGAAAGACGGCTGCTAGTAGTCTCGCAGTTAAGGATatattgagatttttaaaaagtatttccctTAACTATATTTCTGTACTTCAAAAAATCCTTACCACAACCTGTTTCTTCTAGACTAGCTATTATTTGCTTCTGTATCCCCACTGAGATATATTCCTGGGAAAGTGGCCACACATTCCACAACACCTGAGGAACATAACTTCACAGTCACCTTTAAATCTGCAGCATGATGATAATTATTGAGTGACTTGACCACAATCTCACCATCCAAATAACCTGTTCATACAATTCAATTTTTAGACAGttgtttaaaaaaccccaaacatctgAAAGGTTTTCATTTGTTGCCTTGGTAAATTATATATAAAGACACAAATGCAGGAGGGACATTTGATAAAAAATTTCTCATTAAaattggcggggggagggaggtttaAGATAGCCATCATATACATAACACCTAACCTTAGAGAATATGATTAAGCCCACCTATCTCTCACATGGTTTTTGCTTATTACAAGCTACATGTCATGGTTTTTGCTTATTACAAGTCACGGTTATAGCCCTTTGACACACTTATAGCTTTTGTTCACTCTTACCTGTGCAGTATTCTCTGGACATAATTCATGATCCTGGAAGCACCCGATTCACTGAGAGCACTCTCTAACCTGCAGAATTAGGTCTTACCAAAGCTCTCTTtgttcagatataaaaatgaataGAAGTTTGAATGTCTGAGTATTTCAAACTGTGGGACAAATGCATACTAGCAACAAGGACAAGCTTTGAAAAGATGTAAGAACTGTCGATGTTCTTAAGCTTTATCATAATCGTATGATCAAACACAGATTATTATATATCATAAGCTTATTATCCGTAGAGCCAACTCAGTAGCAGAGATATCATCAATATGATGTCGATGCTCCTATTAATCAGAATAATTTTGAATTATATCTAATGGGTCAGACAAAGTATATTTTTAGAATATGCTGCAGCTACTGTAGCTTATTCCTATTATATTAAGAATCAGAAGTCAGGCAGTAGGtatgggtgggtgaaattctgtggcctgcaatgtgtaggaggtcagactagatgatcatgatggtcccttctggtcttaaagtctatgagtacaAAGTAAATTTTGCTGGGGTCCATTTGTAGTACTCATAATTCAGGCATGAAAGACACAGTAAGAGATTGGTGCATGTAATTATTTCAGCTTATTGTCAATATACATTCAGACATAGCACAACAAAATTATGAAACCGTGCATATCAACATGTCGTCTTAAAAATTATCCCAATGTCTCTGGTCAATAAagcatttttcatattttaagaAACTTTAGAGGTCATAATTGATCAGCAGCTCCTATTTGGAGGATTGGGATACATTTCACAAGTCTTTGTTtttgaataatatttttttcccaaaacatcactaaattattttttaatcctgCAAAACAAGCTATATTGGACAGAGAGCAAATCAGGATAATGCTTTAGCTGCTACTTTTACCGTACAACGTACACATACCTGCCACTACAATCCTCTCTGGAACCTGCATAGTTACACTGGCATTTGGAAGTCCTTCTTGGATGCCTTGCTCAAGTTCAGCAGTTGGTGGAGCTACCTTTAATTTTTCTGGTACCCTCATTCGCTGGCTGATCCCTTCAGTGTACTCAATATCATACTGAATTCGATTAATTTCTGCCATCtcagcagctggagatgggaaCACTGCCCCATTCATTCTGatgaaagaaaaccaaaaacccaTGAATTATTAACTGACAGCAAAACTAAACACTAGGTGGGTTTCTTTCTCGATGCACAATAGAGTTAAGTGGATACATTTCTCCAATAACTGGGCAAGTGTCAAATCTCCTTGACTGAGCACACACAATATTTAGTGAGAATAACTCCAATGTAAATTCAAAGAGCAAAATTTCCAGCTGCAAAGGACTACAGTAATTCTCCGTATGCTacccaaaccccacactgagGCTGTGCAGGTGGTCTGTTGGCTCAATGGCGACACAGGGCTGCCTGCAATTCCTTACACAACATTGATAAGGTTTCCATACTAGCCCCCACATAGGCTAGGACAGAAAGCTACATTGGGTAAGAAGTCGGGGCACAGATGTGTTTGTGCAACATCAGTATCCCAGGCAATGGGAACACAGGGGCTGTGGCTGCTATTTCAGCCTATAGAATGGAATGGTGACTGCAGGCTGCTGGGTGGTGGATAAAGGAAAGGGACAGGGTTGCACAGTAGCCTCGCAACATAGCCCTGacttggtggggggagagattaACTTACACAGAACCCAGTTTCACCAAGAAGGAAGTTTCTCACCAGTAAGCTGTCCAATCAGTTTCAGAAATTCAGCATTCCTACAACATTCCCATTTGATTTATTCAGTACTTCTAGTTTAAAGACAAGCTATTTTGTAAACTTAAAGACTTTTTACTAATATGTATCTGATGATCTGGACAGACTAAAAATATATCTACAATATACAATCAgtgcttttcaaaatggaaatcCTACATCTGCAGAACAGACACACCATGGGCAGAAGCAGGAATAGTTTCCTCACACTGCCAAACCAGAGTACAGTATTTCCACCCTGAGATGGAGGGCCCCCTTTAGGGGCAAGAAGGGAATTCACTCTGCTTGACCATGCCTCTGTGATGAGACTGTAATGGTAATGATGTTTTTTACAATATGGATAGTACAGATCCTAGTGGCCCAAATGAGACTACTCACTTGTATCACATTCTCGATTTAACATctttctgaaaggaaaaggaTATCTGAGCATTTTCATAAAACTATCAAGTACTGGAATCCAAACACAGAGACAGTTTCTCAAAATAAAGTATCTTCTAAGACCTGTAAGTCATTTGGGCACCTTTGGTTAATTTGCATATTAAACTTCATATAGAGAAGTCAGTCCATTGCTGTAATTATAGTGAAACTAAGTTATTGATATATTTACTAATATTATATAGGAGAGATGCCCTTCCGGATGTCCCATTCAAACCCTACCACCAAAATTAATTT is part of the Chelonia mydas isolate rCheMyd1 chromosome 9, rCheMyd1.pri.v2, whole genome shotgun sequence genome and harbors:
- the MFF gene encoding mitochondrial fission factor isoform X6 — protein: MNKRTSSESPLGRMNGAVFPSPAAEMAEINRIQYDIEYTEGISQRMRVPEKLKVAPPTAELEQGIQEGLPNASVTMQVPERIVVAGNSEDIPFSRPSDLDLIQSAPFKPLSLKTPPRVISLSERPLDFLDLERPPPQTPQSEEVRSVGRSKRERSMSENAVRQNGQLVRNDSMYGLSNLDATLEGTPDDMSVVDAASLRRQIIKLNRRLQLLEEENKERAKREMIMYSITVAFWLLNSWLWFRR
- the MFF gene encoding mitochondrial fission factor isoform X1, encoding MNKRTSSESPLGRMNGAVFPSPAAEMAEINRIQYDIEYTEGISQRMRVPEKLKVAPPTAELEQGIQEGLPNASVTMQVPERIVVAGNSEDIPFSRPSDLDLIQSAPFKPLSLKTPPRVISLSERPLDFLDLERPPPQTPQSEEVRSVGRSKRERSMSENAVRQNGQLVRNDSIVTSSLQQARVCPPHMLPEDGSNIYSARGILSLIQSSTRRAYQQVLDVLDENRRPVLRGGSAAATSSNPHHENTRYGLSNLDATLEGTPDDMSVVDAASLRRQIIKLNRRLQLLEEENKERAKREMIMYSITVAFWLLNSWLWFRR
- the MFF gene encoding mitochondrial fission factor isoform X2 gives rise to the protein MNGAVFPSPAAEMAEINRIQYDIEYTEGISQRMRVPEKLKVAPPTAELEQGIQEGLPNASVTMQVPERIVVAGNSEDIPFSRPSDLDLIQSAPFKPLSLKTPPRVISLSERPLDFLDLERPPPQTPQSEEVRSVGRSKRERSMSENAVRQNGQLVRNDSIVTSSLQQARVCPPHMLPEDGSNIYSARGILSLIQSSTRRAYQQVLDVLDENRRPVLRGGSAAATSSNPHHENTRYGLSNLDATLEGTPDDMSVVDAASLRRQIIKLNRRLQLLEEENKERAKREMIMYSITVAFWLLNSWLWFRR
- the MFF gene encoding mitochondrial fission factor isoform X4, producing MNKRTSSESPLGRMNGAVFPSPAAEMAEINRIQYDIEYTEGISQRMRVPEKLKVAPPTAELEQGIQEGLPNASVTMQVPERIVVAGNSEDIPFSRPSDLDLIQSAPFKPLSLKTPPRVISLSERPLDFLDLERPPPQTPQSEEVRSVGRSKRERSMSENAVRQNGQLVRNDSIVTSSLQQARVCPPHMLPEDGSNIYSARGILSLIQSSTRRAYQQVLDVLDENRSLDNENRSVSFSNKPSFSGFPAVMSVLCFQSCRGVFKFSVQPDF
- the MFF gene encoding mitochondrial fission factor isoform X3, producing the protein MNKRTSSESPLGRMNGAVFPSPAAEMAEINRIQYDIEYTEGISQRMRVPEKLKVAPPTAELEQGIQEGLPNASVTMQVPERIVVAGNSEDIPFSRPSDLDLIQSAPFKPLSLKTPPRVISLSERPLDFLDLERPPPQTPQSEEVRSVGRSKRERSMSENAVRQNGQLVRNDSIVTSSLQQARVCPPHMLPEDGSNIYSARGILSLIQSSTRRAYQQVLDVLDENRRYGLSNLDATLEGTPDDMSVVDAASLRRQIIKLNRRLQLLEEENKERAKREMIMYSITVAFWLLNSWLWFRR
- the MFF gene encoding mitochondrial fission factor isoform X7 produces the protein MNGAVFPSPAAEMAEINRIQYDIEYTEGISQRMRVPEKLKVAPPTAELEQGIQEGLPNASVTMQVPERIVVAGNSEDIPFSRPSDLDLIQSAPFKPLSLKTPPRVISLSERPLDFLDLERPPPQTPQSEEVRSVGRSKRERSMSENAVRQNGQLVRNDSMPVLRGGSAAATSSNPHHENTRYGLSNLDATLEGTPDDMSVVDAASLRRQIIKLNRRLQLLEEENKERAKREMIMYSITVAFWLLNSWLWFRR
- the MFF gene encoding mitochondrial fission factor isoform X5, giving the protein MNKRTSSESPLGRMNGAVFPSPAAEMAEINRIQYDIEYTEGISQRMRVPEKLKVAPPTAELEQGIQEGLPNASVTMQVPERIVVAGNSEDIPFSRPSDLDLIQSAPFKPLSLKTPPRVISLSERPLDFLDLERPPPQTPQSEEVRSVGRSKRERSMSENAVRQNGQLVRNDSMPVLRGGSAAATSSNPHHENTRYGLSNLDATLEGTPDDMSVVDAASLRRQIIKLNRRLQLLEEENKERAKREMIMYSITVAFWLLNSWLWFRR